The Primulina tabacum isolate GXHZ01 chromosome 1, ASM2559414v2, whole genome shotgun sequence genome contains the following window.
CTTGACATACTGAAGGAGCAGTGGAGCCCTGCCCTTACTATTTCCAAGGTTGTATTTATTACCTACTCTCCCAATTATGTTTGATCAATCAACTTTCACCAATAATAACATACCGCCGAATGAACTCTCACTTTTCTTATAGTAGTTGAAATGATTTTTTCCCAATTCTAGGTGTTGCTTTCTATCTGTTCTTTGTTGACGGACCCGAACCCTGATGATCCTTTGGTGCCTGAGATTGCTCATATGTACAAGATAGACCGGAGCAAGTATGAGACCACCGCAAGGAGCTGGACTCAGAAATATGCTATGGGGTAAGAGAACTGTGTTTCAGTTTCGACAAGGGGATGGCCAGCTTCAACTACTTTTCTCGTTGTATTTTATGTATGATATAGTTAATTTAAATCTATCTTTAAAGTCcttgatttggacaaaatagaGGTCCAAGAAGTGCCCATGGGTTCTCATCCTTCATGTTCAGTTGATCTTTGAAATGTCTCGCACTATTTCTATATTACGCTTGTTCTCTTGTATGATCTTTTTCTTGTCTCGAAGCAATTTGTGGGCATGTTATTAATTATTCATAACTATTCATATTTGGCAAGAAAATTTCTCGAATCACAAgatggaattgattatgattcCTGACATTATATTATCCTTAATTTGTTCCTTACATAACGTGCATGTATTGAATCAGACATTACTGTTGCTAAAGCTAAACAGAAACAAACAAGATCAAACTCCAGTAAGCTTTTCTAACTCCCTGTCGTGGACTCCATTCCTTATATTTCATACAACATACCAACTTGCAAGAAATTGTCGGGAGGAATTCTAAGTGATGTAACTGCCGATACACTGTTCTTCTGCAAGAATCTATAGAGATAATTTATGGTCCAACGGATCAGCCAACCATTGCtttctttagatttgagaatcGTTCTTCCCGTCACAAAGACGACCCCTTTCTCGAGTGCGGAATCGAGTTTCTTGGCTTCTTCTGTGCTTTCTGATATCTCTTTCAACTTCTCCACGATCAATCCAACAGCATTTCCTGCTAAACTTTGCTCATCTTTATAGCCGAACTGAATCAAACATTTGTAAACTCCATCGAACCCCACTTTCCCGACCTCAAACCGCTCTTCCGGTAGCACAGTCTTGATCGGTAGAGTTCTAATGGTTACGATGATGGTGATTTCCCGAAGAGAATTCGTGTTATGAATATAGTGTCTGATAATTGGTGGGATTCCATTTACAAGATCAGCACAGAACAAACATATACCGGAAGGATGGTGAAGGTCGCTTTCATATAAGATTCTGTGGAGTTCTTCAAATCCGAGCTTTCTTTCAGAATCATATTTTGTTTTCTTGCTTCTTCCACTGGTCCAAGATAACATGATGATCATGAAGAAAGAGGCAATTGCGAATGGAACCCATCCCCCTAGTGGAATTTTGTTCACCATTGCTGATAAGAAGCAGCTTTCAACGAAAAGAAACGGGATGAAAAAGCATAAGATTAAAAGGAAATTTGTGTCCCAAATGACCAACATGACTAGTGTCACCAAGCATGTCGTTATAAGCATCACACATATGATTGCAACGCCTGCACAACAGAAAAAAGATGTTAAAAAAAACTCAGGAAATCTTGAATCAGATGAATCATAACATGAATAAAAGATACTAGAGAAAATTTTTCACCATATGCATTGCCTAGTTGAACACCTTGTTTGAATCCCACAACAAGAGCAATACAAAGAATCCCAACAATGAAATTGACTTCTGGAGAATAGACTTGACCCTCGTGCGTCGAGGACGTATGGAGCATGTTAACTCGAGGGAAGCATCCGAGAGCAAGAGATTGCTTAACGATAGAAAATGTTGCAGTTATCATAGATTGGCTGGCAACAACAGCAGATAAGGTGGCGATAACGAACATTGGCCAGTACACTGGAGTGGGAATGGAGCTATAATATGCGGTGCTTAATTTTTCTGGGTTCTGGATCAAGTAAGCCGCTTCTCCAGAATAACATAACACCAACGAGGGATAAACAAATGTAGAGAAAGCCAACTGCATCGGAAAATCGTTATTTTCTTAACTTGATCTGTAACAATAATCCAAAAGTAAATTTTGAACCCGAAATATTGATGCATTAGGTGGGAAAGCCTTGCAATCTTATAAATCGCTCCACCATGACTTGTAGAACTTATGTGAGATTATAATGAATACACTGATCGGTGCTATTTGGTTGTTTTCATTCTAACCTGGATCGATCTTTTGTTGAAGTGGCCTAAATCAGCGAACATTGCTTCAGCACCAGACGTGCACAGAAAGGCTGCACCGAGGAGCTCCCACCCGGTTCGGccttgtttttgaaagaacT
Protein-coding sequences here:
- the LOC142540059 gene encoding potassium transporter 26-like isoform X1 — encoded protein: MGSQHEIEMEVSAENKNGDAHKIISVEYLPRKYLPYTPQSKEYDAKKTLLLAYQTLGIVYGDLGTSPLYVLPSSLLENPTREDFLGIFSIIFWTLTVIPLIKYVFIVLRADDNGEGGTFALYSYLCRHIKFRNNLTIKDTRLPSDSNLIYYQQGSTIKNKSKVFIEKSNTAQFLLTFFVLLGTCMVIGDGALTPATSVLSALSGIQTLSPKITTNYVVLMAVFLLVILFYFQRFGTSKVSCSFSPIMFLWFATNAAIGLYNIVTYHPSILKGISPSYMLKFFQKQGRTGWELLGAAFLCTSGAEAMFADLGHFNKRSIQLAFSTFVYPSLVLCYSGEAAYLIQNPEKLSTAYYSSIPTPVYWPMFVIATLSAVVASQSMITATFSIVKQSLALGCFPRVNMLHTSSTHEGQVYSPEVNFIVGILCIALVVGFKQGVQLGNAYGVAIICVMLITTCLVTLVMLVIWDTNFLLILCFFIPFLFVESCFLSAMVNKIPLGGWVPFAIASFFMIIMLSWTSGRSKKTKYDSERKLGFEELHRILYESDLHHPSGICLFCADLVNGIPPIIRHYIHNTNSLREITIIVTIRTLPIKTVLPEERFEVGKVGFDGVYKCLIQFGYKDEQSLAGNAVGLIVEKLKEISESTEEAKKLDSALEKGVVFVTGRTILKSKESNGWLIRWTINYLYRFLQKNSVSAVTSLRIPPDNFLQVGMLYEI
- the LOC142540059 gene encoding potassium transporter 26-like isoform X3, with product MNMEGDEEVPRFKKLNSIPEKEYDAKKTLLLAYQTLGIVYGDLGTSPLYVLPSSLLENPTREDFLGIFSIIFWTLTVIPLIKYVFIVLRADDNGEGGTFALYSYLCRHIKFRNNLTIKDTRLPSDSNLIYYQQGSTIKNKSKVFIEKSNTAQFLLTFFVLLGTCMVIGDGALTPATSVLSALSGIQTLSPKITTNYVVLMAVFLLVILFYFQRFGTSKVSCSFSPIMFLWFATNAAIGLYNIVTYHPSILKGISPSYMLKFFQKQGRTGWELLGAAFLCTSGAEAMFADLGHFNKRSIQLAFSTFVYPSLVLCYSGEAAYLIQNPEKLSTAYYSSIPTPVYWPMFVIATLSAVVASQSMITATFSIVKQSLALGCFPRVNMLHTSSTHEGQVYSPEVNFIVGILCIALVVGFKQGVQLGNAYGVAIICVMLITTCLVTLVMLVIWDTNFLLILCFFIPFLFVESCFLSAMVNKIPLGGWVPFAIASFFMIIMLSWTSGRSKKTKYDSERKLGFEELHRILYESDLHHPSGICLFCADLVNGIPPIIRHYIHNTNSLREITIIVTIRTLPIKTVLPEERFEVGKVGFDGVYKCLIQFGYKDEQSLAGNAVGLIVEKLKEISESTEEAKKLDSALEKGVVFVTGRTILKSKESNGWLIRWTINYLYRFLQKNSVSAVTSLRIPPDNFLQVGMLYEI
- the LOC142540059 gene encoding potassium transporter 26-like isoform X2: MNMEGDEEVPRFKKLNSIPEKVEYDAKKTLLLAYQTLGIVYGDLGTSPLYVLPSSLLENPTREDFLGIFSIIFWTLTVIPLIKYVFIVLRADDNGEGGTFALYSYLCRHIKFRNNLTIKDTRLPSDSNLIYYQQGSTIKNKSKVFIEKSNTAQFLLTFFVLLGTCMVIGDGALTPATSVLSALSGIQTLSPKITTNYVVLMAVFLLVILFYFQRFGTSKVSCSFSPIMFLWFATNAAIGLYNIVTYHPSILKGISPSYMLKFFQKQGRTGWELLGAAFLCTSGAEAMFADLGHFNKRSIQLAFSTFVYPSLVLCYSGEAAYLIQNPEKLSTAYYSSIPTPVYWPMFVIATLSAVVASQSMITATFSIVKQSLALGCFPRVNMLHTSSTHEGQVYSPEVNFIVGILCIALVVGFKQGVQLGNAYGVAIICVMLITTCLVTLVMLVIWDTNFLLILCFFIPFLFVESCFLSAMVNKIPLGGWVPFAIASFFMIIMLSWTSGRSKKTKYDSERKLGFEELHRILYESDLHHPSGICLFCADLVNGIPPIIRHYIHNTNSLREITIIVTIRTLPIKTVLPEERFEVGKVGFDGVYKCLIQFGYKDEQSLAGNAVGLIVEKLKEISESTEEAKKLDSALEKGVVFVTGRTILKSKESNGWLIRWTINYLYRFLQKNSVSAVTSLRIPPDNFLQVGMLYEI